The sequence ACTTTTTCCCGAAGGAGCCGAGAGGCGCGAGGAGGGTCAGCTCGGGATCGCTCAGCAGGCGGAAGGGCAGCTCCTGCTTGGCGATGAACTTCTGGTGGCTCTTCTGGTTGTCCCGCGAGATCCCGTAGACCTGTGCCCCCATTCCTTTTAAGCGATTCCAGTTGTCCCGGAAATCGCAGGCCTCGGTGGTGCAGCCGGGCGTGGAATCCTTGGGGTAGGCATAGAGCACTGTCCAGCCTCCAAGGAAATCCTTCTGCGTGACCGTGTTGCCCTGGTCATCGAGAAGGGAGAAGGGCGGGATCTTGGTTCCGATGAGTCCGCTCACGAGGGGTTCT comes from Holophagaceae bacterium and encodes:
- a CDS encoding peroxiredoxin → MDLHTHPGEPLVSGLIGTKIPPFSLLDDQGNTVTQKDFLGGWTVLYAYPKDSTPGCTTEACDFRDNWNRLKGMGAQVYGISRDNQKSHQKFIAKQELPFRLLSDPELTLLAPLGSFGKKLMYGKEVEGIIRSTFLVDPDGVIRQAWPKVSVKGHVQAVLEILEKLKG